The Flammeovirga yaeyamensis genome segment ACAACTTTACGATAGAATTCGATGTATATAGCAATAGGTTAACGATTAAATTACATGGGATTCTTACTTATATACTTGATACTGATAAACTTACTTGGAGTTACAATGATTCTTCTAGAAAAGAATACAATAATTCCAAAGGTAAAAGAATGGGTGTATCATACAATCGAATTATTAGGAGGCGTGATATTAATGCTTCCCACATTTTATATAGTAAAAAGTAGTAAAGTTAAACGACAAAGTTACTTTTTGATTAGTATATGGTCTTTAACGATATGGTTTTTTATTAGCTATATTAAAATAGAAATTTTAGGTTAATTTTGTAACCACTAAAAATATTGCATGACATCATTTTATGGTGTCATGTTTTTTTATGCTTAAAATACTCTTAATTCTTCAAAGCTTCTGTTTTAGTCATTATATTTGACGCTCAGACTTTGTTTCCCCATAATATGATTAAAAAGTTATTTGCCTTCCTTTTGTTAATCTTCGGATTAACCCTTACTACTTTTGCACAGTATGTACATTTTGAATCGGATAGTGTATTCTTAGGAAAACTATCGCATACAGAAGATACCCTTACCCAATCTTTTCCATTTGTTGTAGACGGAGCATCGAGCGTACAGATTGATACTGTCATTGCAGATTGTGCTTGTTTGCTACCAGAATACCCTTCAAAAGAGCTGAAAAAAGGAGAAAAAGGGGAAATTAAAGTGGCTTACGTTCCTTATAAGGCAGGGCCTTTTTCTAAAGAAATCATCGTAAAGTTTAAAGATAAATCGGTAGAGCAAGTTGTGAAATTTGCGGGTTTTATTCGACCTTATAAACTTTCTGCAGAACAGCTTTTCCCTTATGAAAACGGAGGTATCCGATGGGGACATAAAAAAGTGAGTTTTGGTAATCTAACAGCGCAAGGCATTACATCAAAAACAGTTTATTTTTATAATGATACGGACGATACGCTGTATTTTGAAAAACCGTCTTTATTGCCTGATCATCTTGGGATCTTAATTGATAGTACTCGCTATAGTGTGGGGCCAAAATCAGAAGGTTCGTTTGAATTATTTATCAAACCAGAAGATAGAGCAGAGTTTGGATATGCTCAAGATACAATCAATTTGGTATTGTCCAATCGTCAAGAAGATATCAAAAGTAAATTTGTAGTATCAGCATCAATTCATTATCCAGAATCACAAGGTGATGGCCCAAAGCCAAAAATGAATTTATCTAATACATACATCAATTTAGGAAATGTAAAAAATGATGGCCAAAAGATTGTATCATTCTCTGTAATGAATACAGGCGAAGTTCCATTGAAAATATTAAAAGTGGAAGCAAACCATGGCTTGGAATTACTTAGTGTAGAAGATGAAGATGTGCAGCCATTGGAATCATCAAATATAAATTTACGCTTTTTAGAAACAGCCAGAACGGGTAAAGAGGTGAGATCGTTTACCATTTTTACTAACGATCCTACAGATCCTGTGACGATCATTTCTGTAAAAGCGAATGTAGTGAAATAGAAAGATTACGCATAAATAATCTAAAAAGAGCCGAATTACTTTTAGAAAGTGATTCGGCTTTTTTATTGATTTATTTTCTTAAAAATGAAAATCAGTATAAGTTAAATTAATCTAAGCATTGTTATTAACAAATTCATGATCTATAAAAAGGTCTTTTCATCTTTAAAATACTGAACCAAGAATTTTAATTATATAGATTTAATAAAAAAGTAGAAAATTGTCTTGTTTTTAACTTTCAGTAAATCAGTGTATAAGGATTTGTATTTACAAATATTAAGTATGTGGGATTGAAATAATTATAAGTGTTATTGTGTCACTTAATTTTTTATTTATACATTTGGTTGACCAATGATTGGTATACTGGTCAACCAAAATAAAGTATGAAAAGTTAAAAGTGAACACATTTTTTTAATCCAATGTTAAAATTATTACTTCAAAAATGGCGTTTGTCGCATATCATTTTATTGATGACACTCGCTAGTTCTTCAATCTATGCACAAACAAAAATTTCTGGTACAGTCATCTCTCAAGAGGGTAGTCAACCTATCCCTGGCGTATCAGTATTAATCAAAGGAACAACAACAGGTGCAGTAACAGACTTTGATGGAAAGTACACTTTAATGTGTAACCCCGAAGATGTACTAGTTTTTAGTTACATCGGTATGCTTACTCAAGAAGTAGCAGTAAAAACACAAACCAAAATTGATATTACCATGGCAGAAGATGCCCAACAATTAAGTGAAGTTGTTGTAGTTGGTTATGGCGTTCAAAAGAAATCTCACCTTACGGGAGCTGTAGCAAAATTGGAAAACGATAATTTGGAAGAAATTCCGGTTGCTCGTGTAGACCAAGCTTTATATGGTAAGCTAGCAGGTGTCCAAATTCAAACTACAGACGGAGATGCTGGAGCAACACCTTACATTCAAATCCGTGGTCAAGCAACTATTAACGCAGGTAATGGACCACTTATCGTAGTAGATGGTTTTCCAATTCCAGATGATTTATCAGCAGTGGATATGAACGATGTGGCGTCCATCGAAGTCTTAAAAGATGCAGCTTCTGCTGCAATTTATGGATCAAGAGGAGCTAATGGTGTAATTATCATCACAACGAAAGAAGGTAAAAAGGGTAAAATGAAAGTTTCCCTGACTTCAAATTTAAGTTTAAGTACGCCAGCATTGGAATATGGATTGTACAATCCGAACTCATGGGCTGATTACGCATTAAACCGTCCGGGAATCTCTGAAACAAATAGAAACCAAATTAAACAAGCACAAGAGATTGGCTATAATTATGATGCGAACGATATCATGACTAGAAATGCTTTCTCTCAAACGTATCAATTAAACTTAAGCGGAGGAACGGATAATGTCAATTATTATATTTCTGGTCAAGCCCTAGACAACCAAGGTATTGTCGAAGGAAACGATTACACTAAATATTCAGTAAGAGCGAAGATTGATGCAAAACTGAATGAAAGAGTAAAAGTAGGTATCAATATGAACGTTTCTTCTCAAAGCAGAGATCGTATTGAAGTAAGAATGCATGATGTAGGACGTTCAGCGTCGTGGTTACCAACTCATCATAACGAAATGACTTCAGCATTAACAGGTTATCCTGTAGGATCTTGGGCAATGGAAGATCATTTTAATACTTCTGCTAATCCGAATTATACAGGGGTGACTATTCGTAATACCAACAACGTTAACGGTTACGCTAAATTAACAGGTAAGCCTAAAAACGAGCAGACGACTCGTGCTTTTGTCAACTCTTATTTATCTGTAAACATTGCAGATGGATTAGATTTCAAGACCACTTTAGGTGCTTATTACACAGATTTCAATCGTAACTTCTTCCAAACGACTTACGGTCACCGTAACGGAAATCCAGAGGCTCACGCAGTACACCAAAATACGGTCAACTTATTAAATGAAAACATCTTGAGTTATAATAAAACATGGGGTGATCATCAAATTTCTGCTATTGCAGGTTTTACTGCTCAGACAAATAGAAGACAAAGTCAGGAAATTAGAGGTAATGGTTTCTTAAATGATAAGGTGAGAGTCATCTCGGCGGCATCAAATATTTGGTTACACGATGCCTATGAAACAGGTGATAACTTAGCCTCTGTCCTTTCTCGTGTAAACTATGCTTACAAAGATAAATACCTAGTTTCATTAAGTTCAAGATGGGATGGTAGTAGCCGTTTTGGATCAAATAATCGTTGGGGATATTTCCCTGCAGCAAGTGTGGGTTGGAGAGTTTCAGAAGAACCATTCTTCCAAGGGATCAGAGAAGTGATTAGTGAAATGAAATTATCAACTTCTTACGGTACTACGGGTAACAACGCTATTGGTGATTACTTACATATCGGTAATATGGTAGCTGACAATTATGTTGGTGGTGGCGATAATATCGTTCCGGGATATATTCTTGATAATAAATCAAATAATGATTTAGGTTGGGAACGTACATTTGAATTCAATACGGGTGTTGACTTCGGATTCTTTGATAACCGCATCTTGTTAGGTGTTCAATATTACAGATCAACAACGGATCAATTACTTCTTGAGATGGATATTCCTGCAACTTCTGGTTTCGAACGCCTTTGGGTGAACCAAGGTAAAGTAAGAAACAGTGGTTTGGAATTGGAGTTGACAACAAGAAACATCGATAAGGATAATTTCTCTTGGACAACCAACGCGACTATTACAACGACTAAAAACGAGGTGTTGAACTTTGGTGAACATGAGTCGTTCCAATCGACGTGGGATTCTAAACGTCCTGCTCACTTTATGACTCAAATAGGATCGCCAATTTCTCAGTTCTATGGATATAGAGTGAAGCAAGAATTATCGGCTGAGGAGTTCCAAGTATATTGGCCAATTGGTGTGCAAGCAAGTAGTGTATATGTGCAAGACTTAAACGGAGATGGAGTAATTGATGAAAACGATATGGAAGTACTTGGACAAGCAAACCCTGATTTTGTTTGGGGCTTAACCAACAACTTGAGATACAAAAACTTCGATTTATCATTTACTATTCAAGGGTCTCACGGTGCATCGGTTTTAAATATTGATGACCATTATTTAGAAACTCACTGGGCT includes the following:
- a CDS encoding DUF1573 domain-containing protein, translating into MIKKLFAFLLLIFGLTLTTFAQYVHFESDSVFLGKLSHTEDTLTQSFPFVVDGASSVQIDTVIADCACLLPEYPSKELKKGEKGEIKVAYVPYKAGPFSKEIIVKFKDKSVEQVVKFAGFIRPYKLSAEQLFPYENGGIRWGHKKVSFGNLTAQGITSKTVYFYNDTDDTLYFEKPSLLPDHLGILIDSTRYSVGPKSEGSFELFIKPEDRAEFGYAQDTINLVLSNRQEDIKSKFVVSASIHYPESQGDGPKPKMNLSNTYINLGNVKNDGQKIVSFSVMNTGEVPLKILKVEANHGLELLSVEDEDVQPLESSNINLRFLETARTGKEVRSFTIFTNDPTDPVTIISVKANVVK
- a CDS encoding SusC/RagA family TonB-linked outer membrane protein — its product is MLKLLLQKWRLSHIILLMTLASSSIYAQTKISGTVISQEGSQPIPGVSVLIKGTTTGAVTDFDGKYTLMCNPEDVLVFSYIGMLTQEVAVKTQTKIDITMAEDAQQLSEVVVVGYGVQKKSHLTGAVAKLENDNLEEIPVARVDQALYGKLAGVQIQTTDGDAGATPYIQIRGQATINAGNGPLIVVDGFPIPDDLSAVDMNDVASIEVLKDAASAAIYGSRGANGVIIITTKEGKKGKMKVSLTSNLSLSTPALEYGLYNPNSWADYALNRPGISETNRNQIKQAQEIGYNYDANDIMTRNAFSQTYQLNLSGGTDNVNYYISGQALDNQGIVEGNDYTKYSVRAKIDAKLNERVKVGINMNVSSQSRDRIEVRMHDVGRSASWLPTHHNEMTSALTGYPVGSWAMEDHFNTSANPNYTGVTIRNTNNVNGYAKLTGKPKNEQTTRAFVNSYLSVNIADGLDFKTTLGAYYTDFNRNFFQTTYGHRNGNPEAHAVHQNTVNLLNENILSYNKTWGDHQISAIAGFTAQTNRRQSQEIRGNGFLNDKVRVISAASNIWLHDAYETGDNLASVLSRVNYAYKDKYLVSLSSRWDGSSRFGSNNRWGYFPAASVGWRVSEEPFFQGIREVISEMKLSTSYGTTGNNAIGDYLHIGNMVADNYVGGGDNIVPGYILDNKSNNDLGWERTFEFNTGVDFGFFDNRILLGVQYYRSTTDQLLLEMDIPATSGFERLWVNQGKVRNSGLELELTTRNIDKDNFSWTTNATITTTKNEVLNFGEHESFQSTWDSKRPAHFMTQIGSPISQFYGYRVKQELSAEEFQVYWPIGVQASSVYVQDLNGDGVIDENDMEVLGQANPDFVWGLTNNLRYKNFDLSFTIQGSHGASVLNIDDHYLETHWAGSNDKDGVNVLDPDATRLKTETDWHVQDASYIALRNLTFGYNFPMTNSKAFRSARVFFAGSNLFYITAKGYTGLNPEGINDALTTAYTRGYQRGPMPVAKTFSLGLKLDF